From Pleurocapsa sp. PCC 7319:
CGATCGCGACTCGACACAATAAAAAGAATCGAGACTGTTTATTATGTAATGCTAATTTGTCTGCTTGTTATTTAATTTCTGCCTAAATTCAACGCCATCATACTTCAGGTCTTTTAACTCAATTTCTTGATTTCCTACTAAATATTTTTCAAAAAAGCTTAAATGATAATTGGTAATAATTTCACGAAATTCATATTTTTCTCTTTTACCTATTTGATTTAAAATATTTACCTGTCTTAATATAAATAGTGCGTCTGTATAACCCAAATGTGCAGTACGATTTAAGATCGCCATATAGGTGTCTTCTGTATTATATATATAAGTCGTTCTTGAAATGTTTTTGATTACAGGAGAACCTAAAAGCATAAATGGCTTTTTGATATCTTCATATAAAAAATCTCCTAGAGTTCCGCCATCCATATTTATTCCAGCTACAAATCTATCGTCATTTAGGCAAGTCTGGGCAGCAGTTGCTCCTCCATAAGAATGACCTGTAATTCCCAGTCCTAAATTTAGCTGTAATTTACTCTTGAATACTGATTCTATTTTACCTGTATTTAGTTCTTCTAATGAGTCAGCTACAAAGGAAGAATCTGCTGTCCAAATTTTTACATTGTCATTCAAATATTGATTGTTTTCCAGAAAAAGATATTCTGTTGTTTGCATTGCTTTGCTATCTGAATAGTATTTCTTTTTTGACTCTTTTAATACCCGTCGAGCATTCTTTTTATATTCTTTTGAAAGATTGCCAGATTTCAATTTTTTCTGGATAGTTTTATCCATTTTAATTACACGACCATCTAAATATTTTACTCCTAAAGATTCATAAGGATGACCAACAGAAACAACTATATATCCCGAACTAGCTAAATCAGAACATAATATTGTATTTTGCATTGCGTAACTACCATAACCGTGATTAAAAAGGATAACTGGATACTTATCTTGACTTGATGAAATTGGTACGTCTTGATAACAATTGGTCTTAATTTTTGCGACATTGTTTGAGACGAGTCCAAATGTCATTTTGCTCAGAATCTCTAAATCTAAGATTTCTGGAGAAGAATAGGATGCGCTATCTTGACCCCCATTACTTTCGGCTGGATAGAAAATAATTACAGGAATTTCTCTAAATGCATTATCCTCTTCAAAGGTCAACACTTTTTTTCGGCTTTTATCGGTAAAATCTAATTGCGTAATTCCCACAATATATTTACCTACTGGTTTTGGTAGTTCTTTTACATTTCCAAATAAAATTCCCAGCATAACCACCATCCTAAAGTAAACGATTACACGCTCCGTCAGGTTACGGATCGCCCTAATTATAATTCTTTTTCCTTTCCCGATTTCATCATGGTTTGACCCCGATTTCAGACGCACTTTATCTGTCCTAAAGGATACCGCTTCGCATATGGGGCTGATGGATGTGGGTTATATTTTCTAACTTTTATCTTTGATTAATTGCCTAGATTCTTCCTGTTGACGCTCTTGCTCTTTAATACTTCTTCTAGGTTGAAAATCCTGTAACAATCCCATTAAAGCGGGAATTACCGTAGGAGTTAAGAAAGTAGAGAGAGCCAAACCGCCTGTTAAAGCGATACCCAAACCCTGATAGAGTTCTGCGCCTTTTCCTGGAAGGATCGCGAGGGGTAACATACCCAGTACACTAGTTCCTGCGGACATAAAAATCGGACGCAGGCGATCGCATATTAAACAATGATTATCATAAATACAGATATTATGTTTGATTAGAAATTTACTAAATTATCATGACTAGTGTTACCTTAAGCCTCAAACCCTTCATTGACAGAATTAGCGAGACAGATTTAGAACAATTATGCCAAGAAAATCCCGAAGCGCGATTGGAAACTAATTCTGAAGGTCAATTAATTATTATGTCTCCTACAGGAAGTGAAAGTGGCAAGTTCAACATTAGTTTAGCTGCCCAAGTTTGGAATTGGAACAATCAAACGAAATTAGGTATTGTTTTTGATTCTTCTACAGGGTTTAAATTATCTAATGGCGCAGTGCGTTCTCCTGATGTAAGCTGGGTAGCAGTTGCCAAATGGAATAGTTTGAGTAAACAGCAGCAAAGAAAATTTGCACCCATCGCTCCTGATTTTGCGCTCGAATTAATGTCTCCTACAGACGAGCTTAGTGAGTTGCAAAAAAAGATGAAAGAATATATGGACTGTGGTGTTAGATTGGGTTGGTTGATTAATCCCGACGAAAAACAAGTAGAAATTTACCGTCAACAAGAAGAACTAGAAATATTAAATAATCCACAAACTTTATCAGGAGAGCTAATACTACCTAATTTAATTATTAATTTACAAGATATTTTTGAAGATTAAACAAAGAACTTATTTTTAGATTAGCAGTTCCGCAATGGCTCGCTACACGAGGTCGCCTACAGCATAATAAAGAAGCATCGTATTCCATACCTTCTACTTGAAGTTGTTATTGATAATAGATTGTACAGAGCAAGCTGAATGGAAAGGAATTGTGCTGTATTTGCCTTTATGACTATTTAACCGCGATCGCACTTCACCGCATAATCAAAAGAAACAAGTTGAAAAATAGCTATTGTTAGAGTTGCGTCAAAACTATTGGTAAATATTGGCTAAAATTGACGAAGTCTTTGTCTGTAGTGAAAATTTCATAATTTCTTCGATTGGCAGTAGCACAAATTAAAAAGTCGGTATTTGCCCCTTGAATACCATGCCGACGACAAAGATTAAAATATTCTGCTGCTAATTCATAATCTTCTGTATCTAATATTAGATCGGGAAAGGCTCGAAGGCGATTTCTTAACTTCTCAAATTGTTCTTGATGTTTGATACCAGAAAGAATTTCTTGTCTGACTGCACCAAGCAGAACTACTCGACTATCAACAATTAGATCGCGAAGTTTGTTGATTATTGAACCATTCTGTTGCTTTTTTGATCGTCTCAACGATAATGACCAAACTGAAGTATCAACAATGACTTTCATGACTTGCGACGGGGCATACAAGCCCCTGCGTTTGACTCAGGGGACAGTCCCTCACGTTGTTGCTTATAGTCATAGTCATCTTCATATTCAATCCTTCCAAACAATTCAGTAATTTCTAGTTGTTTGCGACGCTGTACGTATTCTTGCAATGCTGCTTCAACCACAGCACGTTTGGTGCGATGTCCGCCAAGTCTTAATGCTTCTTGGATTAATTCATTGTCAATTTCTAAATTAGTAGCCATGGACAGTTAACTAAATCTTGTGCAATCTTTTCTACAATATAACGCACAAGATTTAACTTGTTAGCGATCGCATTTCACCACGTAATTATAAAACTAGCGATCGCAACTAACCATGATAGAGAGAAGCGTCCTACTCCATACCTTCATCTTGGAATTGTAAGGCACGATCGCCTTTCACCGCAAAATCTAAGAAAAAGCGATCGCCTATCGCATAATATAAAGAAGCATCGTATTCTATACCTTCTGCTTGGAGTTGTAGGGCGCGATCACGAATCAATAATTATATGTATCGAACTTGATTTTCCATTTCATCTGCTGTTACTTGATTCAAAATAGCTAGAAGTCTTCTGGAAATTGCCTGGGGTGGACGGCGAACGGCTAAAATTACTCCATAATGCTTTTGTTCTGTAGCAAAATAGGTTTGAACAAGCCGTTCAAAATCATTACGGTTATGTGTAACTAAAGCTCTTTGTTGACTAACAGCATAAGCAAGTTGTTCTGCATCGCTTGCTTGAAGTTTCCCTGCATCTCTTACAGTTAAAACATCAAAGCCTCTAGCATTAAGTAAATCGGCTACCAGCACGTTAACATCTTCATCTAAGTAAAGACGAATAAACAAACTACTCATAAATCACGTACTAAAGGATCGATTAGATTGTCGGGAATTCGATTTTGCTCAATGTAAGTGTTAATCTTATCTTGATAATCGCTGTAATAACTCAAGGCATCGAATATTTGTGCAAGGGTCAAGTGTGGCAAGCCATTAACAATTTCTTCTGGAGGAATTCCCATACGCCAGGTTTCTACAATTGCTCTAACAGGTGTCCGCGTTCCTCTGATAATTGGTTCGCCGTTGAGAATGTTTTCATCTTTAACTATATAAAGGTGTTTTGTAGATTGAACCATAATTGATTATTCTTCGTAGTTGAACTTTCCCCATAATTGTAGCTACTCCATTAACACTTAAAAACATCGGCAACAGATAAAGAACGCAATCGCCTATCCGCATAATCAAGAGAAACATCGTATTCCATACCTTCTTCCTGGAGTTGTAAGGCGCGGTCAGCTTCGCTGGCTCGGAACGAGATCGCAGTTCATCGCAGAATTTTGAAAAATAGCGATCGCCGACAAGATAATATACAGAGGTATGGTATTAAATAAATGTTCGCTCGATTATGAGTAACAGTTAAGAAAATTACAATCTATGCCCAGAAAAATTCGAGAATTAAAATCTCAAATTACTCGTGAAGGATTTGTTTATTTACCTAAGCGTGGCAAAGGTAGTCACGAACGCTGGCGAAATCCCTTACTAAAGAAAACACTCACCATTTCAGGCAAAGACGGAGATGATGTACCACTATACTTAGGAGAAACAGCTAACCAAGTTACTAATTGAATTAGAAGAATTAAGGTAGGAAAAATTTGATGAATCAATACAGTATGATCGTGCAATGGAATGATGGAGATCGTCTTTTTCTAGTGACAATTCCTGAATTTAGCGATCGCGTTGTGATGCCTTGTACTCATGGTAAAACTCGTGAAGAGGCAATTCGCAATGGAGAAGAAGTCATTGAAATGTACTTAGAAGCGTGGGCTACAGAAGGCGAATCTATCCCCGCACCCAATACACTTCAGATTGCTTAAAATTTGAACTTAGGAAATAGCGATCGCACTTCCCTACATAATCGACAAAATAGCGATCGCGACTCAGCATAATATAATGAGGCATCGTATTCCATTCCTTCTGCTTGAAGTTGTCAGACAAGATCGCATTTACCTACATAATTTTTTAAACAGCGATCGCTTTACTCCCAATCATATTCTTGTTTGATACTAGCGATAATTTCCAATCCCAACTCGATACCGCAATCGGAATTAGTCATGATTACTGCACCTCGACCAGTGTTTTTTTCAGCCAGCATCAAACATTGATAGCCTTCATTCGCACCAGCATGAGCAAAACGTTCCAAATTCTCTTCTGGTATTTTAAAACCCAATCCCCATCCTCCAATTTGTGGGGAAAGCATTTCGTGAACTGTTTGTCGATTGAGAATACTATCTTGCTTGCCTTCTATAGACTTTTGAATGGCGATTGCCAATTTAGCTAAGTCAGTAGGAGTCGTCCATAATCCAGCGGCAGCCATTTCAGGATAGGTATGCCAACTACCATCTATAGGCTTTCCTTTGTCATTGTGACCTACAGCAGCAGAGTTAACTTTGGCTTCGGGTAACGGTTGCTTAAAAGTACTGTTTGTCATTTCTAGTTTGTCTAAAACAGTTTCCTGGATAAATTCGTCAAATGGCTGTCCAGTAAAATCTTCTAAAAGTTGCTGAATTATTACGTATCCACCACCAGAATACCTAAATTCTTGGTTTAATTCGCTATTTACCTTTATTTCGTCCGAATTAGCAGGTTTTTCACCGTTTATAATTTGTAACAAAGTAGGTACTGACTCATCAGAACTATATCCTACAAAACCATGCACTGTCATACCAGCCGTATGACTCAGTAGATTTCTAAGGGTAACTTTTCTCTCTTGCGTGAAAAGGTTTTGAGAAATTT
This genomic window contains:
- a CDS encoding Uma2 family endonuclease produces the protein MTSVTLSLKPFIDRISETDLEQLCQENPEARLETNSEGQLIIMSPTGSESGKFNISLAAQVWNWNNQTKLGIVFDSSTGFKLSNGAVRSPDVSWVAVAKWNSLSKQQQRKFAPIAPDFALELMSPTDELSELQKKMKEYMDCGVRLGWLINPDEKQVEIYRQQEELEILNNPQTLSGELILPNLIINLQDIFED
- a CDS encoding PIN domain-containing protein → MKVIVDTSVWSLSLRRSKKQQNGSIINKLRDLIVDSRVVLLGAVRQEILSGIKHQEQFEKLRNRLRAFPDLILDTEDYELAAEYFNLCRRHGIQGANTDFLICATANRRNYEIFTTDKDFVNFSQYLPIVLTQL
- a CDS encoding type II toxin-antitoxin system VapB family antitoxin: MATNLEIDNELIQEALRLGGHRTKRAVVEAALQEYVQRRKQLEITELFGRIEYEDDYDYKQQREGLSPESNAGACMPRRKS
- a CDS encoding DUF5615 family PIN-like protein — translated: MSSLFIRLYLDEDVNVLVADLLNARGFDVLTVRDAGKLQASDAEQLAYAVSQQRALVTHNRNDFERLVQTYFATEQKHYGVILAVRRPPQAISRRLLAILNQVTADEMENQVRYI
- a CDS encoding DUF433 domain-containing protein encodes the protein MVQSTKHLYIVKDENILNGEPIIRGTRTPVRAIVETWRMGIPPEEIVNGLPHLTLAQIFDALSYYSDYQDKINTYIEQNRIPDNLIDPLVRDL
- a CDS encoding type II toxin-antitoxin system HicB family antitoxin, whose amino-acid sequence is MNQYSMIVQWNDGDRLFLVTIPEFSDRVVMPCTHGKTREEAIRNGEEVIEMYLEAWATEGESIPAPNTLQIA
- a CDS encoding serine hydrolase; the protein is MNSDLKAKIERVENGLLLQSENESSDAKYKLRDRMEFYQVPGVSIAVIDRGKIDWAKGYGVKEAGSNDPIDSQSLFQAASISKPVTATAIMQLVQLGKLNLDSDVNEKLVSWQISQNLFTQERKVTLRNLLSHTAGMTVHGFVGYSSDESVPTLLQIINGEKPANSDEIKVNSELNQEFRYSGGGYVIIQQLLEDFTGQPFDEFIQETVLDKLEMTNSTFKQPLPEAKVNSAAVGHNDKGKPIDGSWHTYPEMAAAGLWTTPTDLAKLAIAIQKSIEGKQDSILNRQTVHEMLSPQIGGWGLGFKIPEENLERFAHAGANEGYQCLMLAEKNTGRGAVIMTNSDCGIELGLEIIASIKQEYDWE